A section of the Citrus sinensis cultivar Valencia sweet orange chromosome 8, DVS_A1.0, whole genome shotgun sequence genome encodes:
- the LOC102614762 gene encoding bZIP transcription factor 11: MASSSGTSSGGSSSLMLQNSGSEESLQALMDQRKRKRMISNRESARRSRMRKQKHLDDLMAQVAQLRKDNHQIITSINIATQHYMNIESENSVLRAQLGELTHRLHSLNEIISFLDASNNNDDDENNGGAAAAIFEATSMINEPAFDNFMNPLNLSYLNQPIMASADMFHQY; this comes from the coding sequence ATGGCTTCTTCAAGTGGGACATCATCAGGAGGATCGTCATCATTGATGTTGCAAAACTCAGGGTCTGAGGAGAGTTTACAAGCATTGATGGATCaaaggaagaggaagaggatGATATCGAACAGAGAATCAGCTAGAAGATCGAGGATGAGGAAGCAGAAGCATTTGGATGATCTGATGGCTCAGGTTGCTCAGCTGAGGAAAGATAATCACCAGATCATCACCAGCATCAACATCGCGACGCAACATTACATGAACATTGAGTCTGAGAACTCAGTGTTGAGGGCCCAACTTGGTGAGCTCACTCACAGGCTGCACTCGCTCAATGAAATCATCAGCTTCTTGGATGCCAGCAACAACAACGACGACGACGAAAACAATGGCGGTGCTGCCGCTGCTATCTTTGAAGCCACAAGCATGATCAACGAGCCTGCTTTCGATAATTTCATGAACCCACTGAATTTGTCATATCTGAATCAGCCTATCATGGCTTCTGCAGACATGTTTCATCAGTACTGA